A part of Chlorocebus sabaeus isolate Y175 chromosome 4, mChlSab1.0.hap1, whole genome shotgun sequence genomic DNA contains:
- the CARTPT gene encoding cocaine- and amphetamine-regulated transcript protein yields the protein MESSRVRLLPLLGAALLLMLPLLGTRAQEDAELQPRALDIYSAVEDASHEKELIEALQEVLKKLKSKRIPIYEKKYGQVPMCDAGEQCAVRKGARIGKLCDCPRGTSCNSFLLKCL from the exons ATGGAGAGCTCCCGCGTGCGGCTGCTGCCCCTCCTGGGCGCCGCCCTGCTGCTGATGCTACCTCTGTTGGGTACCCGTGCCCAGGAGGACGCCGAGCTCCAGCCCCGAGCCCTGGACATCTACTCTGCCGTGGAGGATGCCTCCCACGAAAAGGAGCTG ATCGAAGCGCTGCAGGAAGTCTTGAAGAAGCTCAAGAGTAAACGTATTCCCATCTATGAGAAGAAGTATGGCCAAGTTCCCATG TGTGACGCCGGTGAGCAGTGTGCAGTGAGGAAAGGGGCAAGGATCGGGAAACTGTGTGACTGTCCCCGAGGAACTTCCTGCAATTCCTTCCTACTGAAGTGCTTATGA